A genome region from Timaviella obliquedivisa GSE-PSE-MK23-08B includes the following:
- a CDS encoding aldo/keto reductase — protein sequence MQTLKLISGQDIPILGMGTWQMGEDMGDRQSEIKALRHGLELGLSLIDTAEMYGEGGAEEVIAEAIANRRAEVFLVSKVYPYNASKRGVIAACERSLKRLKTDYLDLYLLHWRGSVPLTETLEAFQTLQQSGKIRSYGVSNFDVAEMQGAVSLKGGNGIVTNQVLYNLTRRGIEQNLLPWCRQQNIPIMAYSPIEQGRLLNSRTLKAIAQERGVSTAQIAIAWLLHQDNVIVIPKSSHVDHVGQNRAALDLKLSAEELNILETAFPVPTHSVPLEML from the coding sequence ATGCAAACTCTCAAACTGATTTCTGGACAAGACATTCCTATTCTAGGGATGGGGACTTGGCAAATGGGCGAGGATATGGGCGATCGCCAGAGTGAAATTAAGGCTCTGCGCCATGGATTAGAGCTAGGACTTTCTCTCATTGACACGGCTGAAATGTATGGAGAAGGAGGGGCAGAGGAAGTCATTGCAGAGGCGATCGCTAACCGTCGAGCAGAAGTTTTTTTAGTTAGCAAAGTTTATCCTTACAATGCTTCTAAACGAGGAGTAATAGCGGCTTGCGAACGAAGCCTGAAGCGATTGAAAACTGATTACCTTGATCTTTATTTGTTACATTGGCGGGGTTCGGTGCCGTTGACAGAGACGTTGGAAGCGTTCCAGACACTTCAACAATCTGGAAAAATTCGGAGTTATGGCGTGAGCAATTTTGATGTCGCAGAGATGCAGGGAGCCGTTTCATTGAAGGGTGGAAACGGCATTGTGACAAACCAAGTCCTCTACAATCTTACGCGGCGCGGCATTGAGCAAAACTTACTGCCCTGGTGTCGGCAACAGAATATTCCAATCATGGCGTATTCTCCCATAGAACAAGGGCGCTTGCTGAATAGCAGGACACTTAAGGCGATCGCGCAAGAAAGAGGAGTATCTACGGCACAAATAGCGATCGCCTGGTTGTTACACCAAGACAACGTGATTGTGATTCCCAAATCTAGTCACGTTGATCATGTAGGGCAAAATCGGGCTGCCCTAGATTTGAAATTGAGCGCTGAAGAACTCAATATTCTAGAAACTGCCTTTCCCGTACCTACCCATTCTGTGCCTTTAGAAATGCTTTAA
- a CDS encoding GAF domain-containing protein: MTPSDFTQLTAPLDAVFSSYDEPEALFEALLPTVCKVLQADRCFLVVRQPATRLSRVFCWRRSLQFPDLATEHWEIEQPWEKDDPMFAAALRTDPSIFVEDVDTTGADVLNVEFERANFGHRALIHAHICQDGTLRGILQPCIFGQPRIWSEIDRQIVARVIKQVRPFVVRYGETARLRT, translated from the coding sequence ATGACCCCATCTGATTTTACTCAGTTAACTGCTCCCCTAGACGCTGTATTTTCTAGCTATGATGAGCCAGAAGCTTTGTTTGAAGCCTTACTGCCAACCGTATGCAAGGTTCTGCAAGCCGATCGCTGTTTTCTAGTCGTGCGTCAACCTGCTACTCGACTGAGCCGCGTCTTTTGCTGGCGACGTAGCCTCCAGTTTCCCGACCTTGCGACCGAGCATTGGGAAATAGAACAACCTTGGGAAAAGGATGATCCAATGTTTGCAGCAGCGTTACGGACAGATCCTTCTATTTTTGTCGAGGATGTGGATACAACAGGGGCAGACGTACTTAATGTAGAGTTTGAGCGCGCCAACTTTGGGCATCGAGCCTTAATACATGCGCACATTTGCCAGGATGGCACCCTGCGAGGTATTTTACAGCCCTGCATTTTTGGTCAACCTAGAATTTGGAGCGAGATCGATCGGCAGATAGTGGCTCGAGTCATTAAACAAGTCAGACCCTTTGTGGTGCGCTATGGTGAAACAGCTAGACTCCGAACGTAA
- a CDS encoding DUF2808 domain-containing protein, translating to MSSQAVQLRDGKVYFVHPPSLVNVATTERQTSASSASYYFTLSIPEDAGEPLQKVVIAQRDGSTRARLVQFDAEDSRAFVGTRRDRGDELNLGENYFDRDAQTLSIVFDPPVSPGNTVTLELQPRRNPRRDGVYLFGVTAYPPGTAPYGQFLGYGRLQFDGSDRSFPFF from the coding sequence ATGTCCTCTCAAGCGGTGCAACTGCGAGATGGCAAAGTCTACTTTGTTCATCCTCCCAGCTTAGTAAATGTTGCAACGACCGAAAGGCAGACTTCTGCTTCAAGCGCGTCTTACTATTTCACTTTGAGTATCCCAGAAGATGCAGGAGAACCTTTACAGAAAGTGGTCATTGCTCAGCGCGATGGTTCGACTCGGGCACGCTTAGTACAATTTGATGCCGAAGACAGCCGAGCTTTTGTTGGAACAAGGCGCGATCGGGGAGACGAACTTAATCTAGGCGAAAATTACTTTGATCGGGATGCCCAAACCCTCTCAATTGTCTTTGATCCTCCGGTTTCTCCTGGCAACACCGTAACCTTAGAATTACAGCCCAGACGAAATCCTAGACGAGATGGTGTGTACTTATTTGGAGTGACCGCTTATCCTCCAGGGACTGCTCCTTATGGGCAGTTTTTAGGCTATGGTAGGCTGCAATTTGATGGGAGCGATCGCTCATTTCCGTTTTTTTAG
- the pgmB gene encoding beta-phosphoglucomutase: MNNQPLIQSLQYSEWTICETQFDLDKLQARETVFTLGNGYLGTRGSFEEGYPAAVPGTLICGVYDDVPVFYSELANCPDWLPLIVVVDGDRFRLDQGEILNYKRQIDLRYGVVSREVRWRSPGGKTLDLNFERFASLADEHVLGLRVQITPVDCDSVIEIQTSLNGYPENQGFSHWERLDQGKVESGIWLHLRTRSSRIELGMAMSMTLTGSDFSLQISNPPGYPTLSTTVSASSGQTITVEKRVTVFTSREVEKPVQAAQAKLAILPDYASLLQAHQQAWDQVWQKSDVIIEGDRSAQAAVRYNLFQLLISAPRHTDRFSIPAKTLSGFGYRGHVFWDTEIFILPFFTFTQPTLARNLLTYRYHTLNGARRKAKHYGYKGAMFAWESAETGDEVTPRWLPPQNDLYGEDIRIWCRDREIHISADIVYGAWYYWQATEDDEWMRDYGAEIIFDTAVFWMSRVEWNTKEERYEIREVIGADEYHEYVSNNAFTNRMVQWHLQKAIFVYDWLRQKFPEQSTVLEQKLQLTSERRIRWQDLVTYIWIPTDSVTGLIEQFEGFFELKDIQLADYEPRRQSMQAILGLAEINQRQVLKQPDVLMLFYLMRFSQEFPYSKIALQKNWNYYAPRTDIAYGSSLGPAIHAILASDLGEDSYSQFMQAAMIDLEDTRQNAKEGIHGAAAGGIWQAVVFGFGGVQWVENQLVAQARLPSHWTRLKFQLHWRNQWHEFDLCPTNSPQIRGVIFDLDGVLTDTAEYHYQSWQRLADEVGLPFSRQANEALRGVPRRESLLSIIGDRPFSEDQIQEMMARKNRFYEEFVQKITPHDLLPGALELIEELRQAGIKVAIGSASKNARTVVEQLGITDFIDAIADGYSVEHSKPAPDLFLYAAQQLGLLPASCLVVEDAASGIEAALAAGMATVGLGPPERVGAAAVVLPNLVGVHFLDLLTTPQSA; the protein is encoded by the coding sequence ATGAACAATCAACCGTTGATTCAATCTCTTCAGTACAGCGAGTGGACAATCTGTGAAACTCAGTTTGACCTAGATAAATTACAGGCTAGAGAAACAGTTTTTACCCTGGGTAATGGTTACTTAGGAACAAGGGGCAGCTTTGAAGAAGGCTATCCGGCTGCGGTACCGGGAACTTTGATTTGTGGTGTGTACGATGATGTGCCCGTTTTTTATAGTGAATTGGCTAATTGTCCAGATTGGCTCCCATTGATAGTTGTCGTTGATGGCGATCGCTTCCGGCTAGATCAAGGCGAAATCCTAAATTATAAACGGCAAATAGATCTGCGCTATGGCGTTGTTAGTCGGGAAGTTCGATGGCGAAGTCCGGGTGGTAAAACTCTAGACCTAAATTTTGAACGCTTTGCTAGTCTTGCTGATGAGCATGTTCTAGGGCTGCGTGTTCAGATAACACCTGTTGATTGTGATAGCGTTATTGAAATTCAAACCAGCCTTAATGGATATCCTGAAAATCAAGGTTTTAGCCACTGGGAACGACTTGACCAAGGTAAGGTTGAATCAGGGATCTGGCTTCATCTTCGGACTCGTAGCTCTCGCATTGAATTGGGGATGGCAATGAGTATGACGTTAACTGGATCTGATTTTTCCTTACAAATCAGCAATCCTCCGGGCTACCCAACTTTGAGTACCACGGTTTCGGCTTCGTCGGGGCAAACCATAACGGTAGAGAAGCGAGTCACTGTTTTTACCTCACGAGAAGTTGAAAAGCCAGTTCAAGCGGCTCAAGCGAAGCTAGCAATATTGCCCGACTATGCCTCTCTACTCCAAGCTCATCAGCAAGCATGGGATCAGGTTTGGCAAAAGAGCGATGTGATCATTGAGGGCGATCGCTCTGCTCAAGCAGCAGTTCGCTACAATCTTTTTCAGTTACTCATCAGCGCTCCTCGCCACACCGATCGCTTTAGCATTCCTGCTAAAACGCTCTCAGGTTTTGGTTACCGAGGACATGTTTTTTGGGATACTGAAATTTTCATCCTGCCTTTTTTCACCTTTACACAACCCACTCTTGCCCGTAATTTACTAACCTATCGTTACCATACCCTGAATGGTGCTCGGCGCAAGGCTAAGCACTATGGATATAAGGGGGCAATGTTTGCTTGGGAAAGCGCCGAAACGGGTGATGAAGTGACTCCTCGGTGGTTGCCGCCTCAAAATGATCTGTATGGGGAAGATATCAGAATTTGGTGCCGCGATCGCGAAATTCATATTAGCGCTGACATCGTCTATGGAGCATGGTATTACTGGCAAGCTACAGAAGATGATGAATGGATGCGAGACTACGGGGCAGAAATTATTTTTGATACGGCTGTGTTCTGGATGAGTCGGGTTGAATGGAACACTAAAGAGGAACGTTATGAGATTCGGGAGGTGATTGGAGCCGATGAATACCATGAGTATGTTAGTAACAATGCGTTTACCAACCGTATGGTGCAATGGCATCTACAAAAAGCAATCTTTGTTTACGACTGGCTACGTCAAAAATTTCCAGAGCAATCTACTGTATTAGAACAAAAACTTCAGCTTACCTCAGAACGTCGAATTCGGTGGCAAGATCTTGTTACCTATATCTGGATTCCAACTGATTCTGTGACGGGTTTGATTGAACAATTTGAAGGTTTTTTTGAGCTTAAAGATATTCAATTGGCAGACTATGAGCCGCGTCGTCAGTCTATGCAGGCTATTTTGGGTTTGGCTGAAATCAACCAACGGCAAGTGTTGAAGCAGCCAGATGTATTGATGCTGTTCTACTTAATGCGATTTTCTCAAGAATTTCCTTACAGCAAAATTGCGTTACAAAAAAATTGGAATTACTATGCTCCACGAACTGATATTGCCTACGGCTCATCTTTAGGGCCTGCAATTCACGCTATCCTGGCTTCAGATTTGGGTGAAGATAGCTACAGTCAATTTATGCAGGCTGCAATGATTGACCTTGAGGATACTCGTCAAAATGCGAAAGAAGGAATTCATGGCGCAGCGGCAGGCGGAATTTGGCAAGCTGTTGTATTTGGGTTTGGAGGCGTTCAATGGGTTGAAAACCAACTGGTAGCCCAGGCTCGCTTGCCCTCTCATTGGACTCGTTTAAAGTTTCAACTGCACTGGCGCAACCAATGGCACGAATTTGATCTCTGCCCCACAAACTCTCCTCAGATTCGAGGAGTTATCTTTGATCTAGATGGTGTGCTTACTGATACAGCAGAGTATCATTATCAATCTTGGCAGCGGCTAGCAGACGAGGTAGGACTGCCTTTTAGCCGTCAAGCCAATGAAGCACTGCGCGGTGTGCCTCGTCGGGAGTCACTGTTGTCCATTATTGGCGATCGCCCTTTTTCAGAAGATCAAATTCAGGAGATGATGGCGCGGAAAAATCGATTTTATGAAGAGTTTGTTCAAAAAATTACACCCCATGATTTACTGCCTGGAGCGCTTGAACTGATAGAGGAACTGCGGCAAGCTGGTATTAAAGTTGCGATCGGCTCAGCCAGTAAGAACGCTCGAACTGTTGTGGAACAGCTGGGCATTACTGATTTTATAGATGCGATCGCCGATGGCTACAGCGTAGAACATTCCAAACCTGCGCCCGATCTTTTTTTGTACGCCGCTCAGCAACTCGGACTACTCCCAGCCAGTTGCCTTGTCGTCGAAGATGCTGCATCAGGAATTGAGGCGGCATTAGCAGCAGGAATGGCAACGGTGGGGCTAGGGCCCCCGGAGCGAGTGGGGGCAGCGGCTGTAGTTTTACCTAATTTAGTAGGAGTTCATTTTTTAGACTTATTGACTACACCCCAATCAGCTTAG
- a CDS encoding sucrose synthase, translating to MHDLIQNVLSREEQVDLLQLIDVLRDSGKRYFLRNEILQTFSDYCHQAQKPTYFYHTSVLGKLLHFVHELILAEKNIWVLVRPWVASQEIWSLNNDLTQLEQRTPQALLKMRDSLVKTSREAEGDRSLESEPRILEIDMHPFYEKAPTIHDPRTIGQGLEVLNRHLCNQVLSDPQYWLNALFQVLKQHQYDNISLMINDKIHSSEQLIERVKQALEVLSDRPANQPCEAFRKPLQELGFEPGWGNNTARVQESLELLNHLVLNPEPAILEAFMARIPAVFRVVLVSIHGWVAQEGTRKRPEVTGQVVYVLEQAASLEHYLWEEIELAGLGGLGIQPDVVILTRLIPNCDGTHCNMPLEKIHGTQNAWILRVPFHVEDAHNPLIQHWIPKSEIWPYLETFAVDAEKELLAHFHDRPGLIIGNYSDGNLVASLLARRLNVTHCTIAHTLEKPRYLFSDMYWQEMEAEHHFSSQFTADLISMNAADFIITSSYQEIVGTPDTLGQYESYKCFSLPHLYHVIDGINLFSPKFNRVPPGVNEQLFFPYSRTGDRIPAVRARVHDLLFTQEDPHIVGHFNDLSKTPILAIAPLVSAKNFKGLVECFGRSQPLRSQCNLILITHTLDASQANSVEEAEAIVQLHQIIQQYGLDGSVRWIGTSLPGVDLGEIYRIIADYRGIFVHFTHFAAFGRTVLEAMSSGLPTFVSEFGGSLEILGDAHDHFHLNPTDLEGTSKRILDFFDQCNLDPHYWQDNSDWAVQQIQNHYNWQLHTRHLLLLAKMYSFWNFVFQDDRQELLHYLDTLFHLVYKPRAETILKQL from the coding sequence ATGCATGACTTAATTCAGAATGTTCTCTCCAGAGAGGAACAAGTTGATCTCCTTCAGTTAATTGATGTATTAAGAGATTCGGGCAAACGGTACTTCTTGAGAAATGAAATCTTGCAAACATTCTCGGACTATTGCCACCAGGCTCAAAAGCCGACCTATTTTTATCACACCTCTGTGTTAGGAAAGTTACTCCACTTTGTTCATGAATTGATTCTGGCAGAGAAGAATATCTGGGTGCTGGTGCGTCCTTGGGTTGCTAGTCAGGAGATTTGGAGCTTGAATAACGACTTGACTCAGCTTGAACAAAGAACCCCACAGGCGTTGCTGAAGATGCGCGACTCTTTAGTAAAAACAAGTAGAGAAGCAGAGGGCGATCGTTCATTAGAATCTGAACCGAGGATTCTAGAAATTGATATGCATCCTTTCTACGAAAAAGCTCCGACTATTCATGATCCTCGGACAATTGGGCAGGGGCTAGAGGTACTCAATCGTCATTTGTGTAACCAGGTTTTAAGCGATCCGCAGTATTGGTTGAATGCACTGTTTCAGGTTTTGAAACAGCATCAATACGATAATATATCGCTGATGATCAACGATAAAATTCACTCTAGCGAACAGTTAATTGAACGAGTCAAACAGGCTTTAGAGGTTTTGAGCGATCGCCCTGCTAATCAACCCTGCGAAGCGTTTCGGAAACCTCTCCAGGAGCTTGGATTTGAACCGGGTTGGGGAAATAACACGGCTCGTGTGCAGGAGAGCCTAGAGCTTTTAAATCATCTCGTTCTAAATCCTGAACCTGCTATCCTAGAAGCCTTTATGGCTCGTATTCCAGCAGTCTTTCGGGTTGTCTTGGTTTCTATTCATGGATGGGTTGCCCAAGAAGGAACTCGTAAACGACCTGAGGTTACGGGACAGGTGGTTTATGTGTTAGAGCAAGCCGCTAGTTTAGAGCATTACCTCTGGGAAGAGATTGAATTAGCAGGCTTGGGTGGGCTAGGAATCCAACCGGATGTGGTGATTTTGACGCGGCTCATTCCTAATTGTGACGGCACCCACTGCAATATGCCGTTAGAAAAAATTCACGGCACTCAAAATGCTTGGATTTTGCGAGTTCCCTTTCACGTAGAAGATGCCCATAACCCATTGATTCAACACTGGATTCCTAAATCCGAAATTTGGCCCTATCTCGAAACTTTTGCAGTTGATGCAGAAAAAGAACTGCTGGCTCACTTTCACGATCGCCCCGGACTCATTATTGGCAATTATAGTGACGGTAATTTAGTGGCTTCTTTGTTGGCGCGTCGGCTCAATGTAACGCATTGCACGATCGCTCATACACTAGAAAAGCCTCGGTATTTATTTAGCGATATGTATTGGCAAGAAATGGAGGCAGAGCATCACTTTTCATCTCAGTTTACTGCCGATTTAATTAGTATGAATGCCGCTGATTTTATTATTACCTCTTCTTATCAAGAAATTGTCGGTACACCCGATACGCTGGGGCAGTACGAATCCTATAAATGCTTTAGTCTGCCCCATTTATATCATGTCATTGATGGCATTAACTTGTTTAGTCCCAAATTTAATCGAGTTCCTCCAGGAGTCAACGAGCAATTATTTTTCCCTTATAGTCGAACGGGCGATCGCATTCCTGCTGTGCGGGCACGAGTCCATGATCTTCTTTTTACTCAAGAAGATCCGCACATTGTAGGACATTTTAACGACCTCAGTAAAACTCCTATTCTTGCGATCGCTCCTTTAGTCTCTGCTAAAAACTTCAAAGGACTGGTCGAATGCTTTGGGAGGAGCCAGCCACTCCGATCGCAATGCAACCTCATTTTAATAACTCATACGTTAGATGCTTCCCAAGCAAACTCTGTTGAGGAAGCAGAAGCGATCGTTCAACTGCACCAGATTATTCAGCAGTATGGTCTAGATGGCAGCGTCCGTTGGATTGGTACGTCTTTGCCAGGGGTAGACCTGGGCGAGATCTACCGAATTATTGCTGATTATCGGGGTATATTTGTTCACTTTACTCACTTTGCTGCATTTGGTCGCACGGTTTTAGAGGCAATGAGTTCTGGACTACCGACCTTTGTCAGTGAATTTGGTGGCTCGTTAGAAATTTTGGGAGATGCCCATGATCACTTTCATCTTAACCCTACGGATCTAGAGGGAACTTCAAAGCGAATTTTAGACTTTTTTGACCAGTGCAATTTAGACCCTCACTATTGGCAAGATAATTCTGATTGGGCAGTCCAGCAAATTCAAAATCATTACAATTGGCAGTTACACACGCGACATCTACTTTTGTTAGCAAAAATGTATAGTTTTTGGAACTTTGTTTTTCAGGACGATCGCCAGGAATTGCTGCATTATCTAGACACTCTATTTCACTTAGTTTATAAACCTAGGGCTGAAACGATTCTTAAGCAATTGTAG
- a CDS encoding DUF4174 domain-containing protein has protein sequence MAPGKFTVILVGKDGTEKQRSQTPIDPATIFRTIDAMPMRQQEMRDRQ, from the coding sequence ATTGCCCCAGGGAAGTTTACGGTAATTTTAGTTGGTAAAGATGGTACTGAAAAGCAACGAAGTCAAACACCAATCGATCCAGCCACGATTTTTCGCACGATTGATGCTATGCCCATGCGTCAGCAAGAAATGCGCGATCGTCAGTAG
- a CDS encoding acetyl-CoA carboxylase biotin carboxyl carrier protein subunit, whose product MKCRVAEGDRLVILEAMKMGIAVFADRAGMVTEIFCQIGQLVTAGQLLVVIQPNSILNKCRGDR is encoded by the coding sequence GTGAAGTGTCGCGTTGCTGAGGGCGATCGCCTAGTCATTTTAGAAGCTATGAAAATGGGAATTGCTGTATTCGCTGATCGTGCCGGAATGGTGACAGAGATATTTTGTCAGATCGGGCAACTCGTAACGGCTGGACAACTTTTGGTCGTGATTCAACCCAACTCAATCCTAAATAAGTGTAGAGGCGATCGCTAG
- a CDS encoding DUF4174 domain-containing protein encodes MTSSEPFSYSPQSKTLTPALSVNHPEINFVLADYQWEHRILLIFAPFERSPAYQQQMAYWDEEGVQERELKLVEVLGSAGQVGGQPISSASVEKLRGCLRSIKDSYTCPPAHSGGLPNQCSFKVSQNGGFRGRIGSNLNFSDILSGNTLELPQGSLR; translated from the coding sequence ATGACCTCATCAGAACCTTTCAGCTACTCGCCACAATCCAAAACCCTTACTCCGGCTCTATCAGTGAATCATCCAGAGATAAATTTTGTTTTAGCTGACTATCAGTGGGAGCATCGAATTTTACTAATTTTTGCACCCTTCGAACGATCGCCTGCCTACCAGCAGCAGATGGCATACTGGGATGAAGAAGGTGTCCAAGAGCGAGAACTGAAGCTAGTAGAGGTGTTAGGAAGCGCTGGTCAGGTTGGTGGGCAGCCCATTTCTTCTGCATCGGTTGAGAAACTCAGAGGATGTCTGAGAAGTATCAAAGATTCTTATACTTGCCCCCCAGCCCATTCTGGGGGACTTCCGAACCAATGCTCCTTCAAAGTCTCCCAGAATGGGGGATTTAGGGGGCGGATCGGAAGCAATCTAAACTTCTCAGACATTCTCTCAGGCAACACTTTGGAATTGCCCCAGGGAAGTTTACGGTAA
- a CDS encoding alpha/beta hydrolase yields MNIKENYKERLFSITADRIYLEGDLVIPLQAESLIILVHSTNKGRYSQSSQRIAAVLHQAGLATLIISLLTLHEEASDRNTKYLLFNANLLAERLGGATDWLSLYPATQGLRMGYFGSGIEAGAAILAAAKKPSRVGAIACLGGRLDLANAVLSNVQSPTLLMVAEDDARAQHVNQDALEKIHAQKQLETIAGASYLSENSEALNKVANLATQWFKQYLVSTEPIVEAQRIESFVKK; encoded by the coding sequence ATGAACATTAAAGAAAACTACAAGGAGAGACTATTTTCTATTACAGCCGATCGCATTTATTTAGAAGGCGATTTGGTCATCCCTCTTCAGGCAGAAAGTTTAATTATATTAGTGCATAGTACTAATAAAGGTCGATATAGTCAAAGTAGCCAACGTATTGCAGCAGTTTTACATCAGGCTGGGTTAGCAACGTTAATCATTAGCTTGTTGACATTACATGAAGAGGCTAGCGATCGCAACACTAAATATTTGCTTTTCAATGCAAATTTGTTGGCTGAACGTTTAGGAGGAGCGACTGATTGGTTATCTTTATATCCTGCTACTCAAGGTTTGAGAATGGGTTATTTCGGGAGCGGGATTGAGGCTGGTGCTGCTATCCTGGCAGCGGCAAAAAAACCAAGCCGAGTCGGGGCGATCGCTTGCTTGGGAGGACGGCTAGATTTAGCGAACGCCGTTTTGTCCAACGTTCAGTCACCGACCCTGTTAATGGTAGCCGAAGACGATGCCCGTGCCCAGCATGTTAACCAAGATGCATTGGAAAAAATTCATGCACAAAAACAACTTGAGACGATCGCTGGAGCAAGTTATTTAAGCGAGAATTCTGAAGCGTTGAATAAAGTGGCAAACTTAGCAACTCAATGGTTTAAGCAGTATTTGGTTTCTACTGAGCCAATAGTTGAGGCACAACGAATAGAGTCTTTTGTAAAAAAATGA